In Penaeus monodon isolate SGIC_2016 chromosome 7, NSTDA_Pmon_1, whole genome shotgun sequence, the following are encoded in one genomic region:
- the LOC119575351 gene encoding uncharacterized protein LOC119575351, with product MSTVTVMVHYTCAKAVAGTACTGRRRRRSIKLDISKSYNPGAFETLVGSSLNTELEEPEESNDKGKFFTVWKTTTSTLMITSTSYNRDITVSVSLYCTNASMLYDLC from the exons ATGAGTACTGTCACCGTTATGGTTCACTACACTTGTGCCAAAG CTGTCGCCGGTACCGCCTGCACTGGCCGAAGGCGACGTCGTAGCATCAAGCTAGACATCAGTAAGAGTTACAACCCTGGCGCCTTCGAGACACTCGTTGGCAGCTCACTGAACACCGAGCTTGAAGAACCCGAAGAAAGCAACGACAAGGGGAAGTTCTTCACGGTTTGGAAGACAACCACTTCGACCCTCATGATCACCTCCACTTCGTACAACAGGGATATCACCGTGTCTGTGTCCCTGTACTGCACCAACGCCTCCATGCTGTACGACCTTTGTTAA
- the LOC119575661 gene encoding uncharacterized protein LOC119575661 gives MKLVAVLVGLLAVCGVQAEDVADTGNEARLIANYQTNYLYTDEHHHHVAHYTCVNSAAATPCTGRRRRNINLNIDSNSGDFNPDISETLVGSLSDTELEEPRDGGVFRAWRHSGITDFPPNLDSKETVARVFLPNSLRVCPSKPPKTRGPQE, from the exons ATG AAACTTGTAGCTGTTTTGGTTGGTCTGTTAGCGGTGTGTGGAGTCCAGGCTGAAGATGTTGCCGACACAG GGAATGAGGCAAGATTAATTGCTAACTATCAGACAAACTACCTTTACACAGATGAGCACCATCACCACGTGGCTCACTACACCTGCGTCAATA GTGCCGCCGCTACCCCCTGCACCGGCCGAAGGCGACGTAACATCAACTTAAACATCGATAGCAACTCTGGCGATTTCAACCCTGACATTTCCGAGACACTTGTCGGCAGTTTATCGGACACCGAGCTTGAAGAACCCAGGGACGGCggg GTTTTCAGAGCCTGGAGGCACTCTGGAATCACAGATTTTCCCCCGAACCTTGATTCAAAAGAAACGGTGGCCAGGGTATTCCTGCCAAACTCTTTGCGTGTGTGCCCATCAAAACCCCCTAAAACCCgg gggcccCAAGAATGA